One stretch of Calonectris borealis chromosome 5, bCalBor7.hap1.2, whole genome shotgun sequence DNA includes these proteins:
- the TSPAN18 gene encoding tetraspanin-18 isoform X1, which translates to MLPCAGRIGSRILKTMEGDCLSCMKYLMFLFNFFIFLGGACLLGVGIWVIVDPTGFREIVAANPLLFTGAYIMLAMGAMLFLLGFLGCCGAIRENKCLLLFFFMFILLIFLAELSAAILAFIFRENLTREFFTKELKKHYLRDNDTDVFSSTWNSVMITFACCGVNGPEDFEAIPHLPYSSLEKATPEACCQRELQSREGIFVNKEACLTGIERFQNRQGCYTVILNSFETYVYLAGALAIGVLAIELFAMIFAMCLFRGIQ; encoded by the exons ATGTTGCCTTGTGCAG GAAGAATTGGATCAAGGATCTTGAAGACCATGGAGGGAGACTGTCTGAGCTGCATGAAATACCTGatgtttcttttcaatttctttatatTT CTGGGAGGAGCCTGCCTGCTGGGCGTTGGGATCTGGGTCATTGTGGATCCCACAGGTTTTCGAGAGATAGTGGCTGCCAACCCTCTGCTCTTCACGGGAGCGTACATCATGCTGGCTATGGGAGCGATGCTCTTTCTGCTGGGTTTCCTCGGCTGCTGCGGTGCCATCCGTGAAAACAAATGCCTGCTGCTTTTT TTCTTCATGTTTATTTTGTTAATCTTCCTGGCGGAGCTTTCAGCTGCAATCCTGGCTTTTATCTtcagagaaaat CTGACCAGAGAGTTTTTCACCAAGGAGCTGAAGAAGCATTACCTGAGGGACAACGACACGGACGTTTTCTCTTCCACCTGGAACTCTGTTATGATCACA TTTGCCTGCTGTGGAGTGAACGGACCAGAAGATTTTGAAGCTATCCCTCATCTTCCATACTCCTCTTTGGAAAAGGCGACACCAGAGGCTTGTTGCCAGCGAGAGCTCCAGAGCCGGGAAGGGATATTTGTCAACAAGGAAGCCTGCCTCACAGGCATCGAGAGGTTTCAGAACCGACAG GGCTGCTACACGGTGATCCTGAACTCCTTCGAGACCTACGTGTACCTTGCAGGAGCCCTTGCCATCGGAGTGTTGGCCATTGAG CTGTTTGCCATGATCTTTGCCATGTGTCTCTTTCGAGGGATCCAGTAA
- the TSPAN18 gene encoding tetraspanin-18 isoform X3 has product MEGDCLSCMKYLMFLFNFFIFLGGACLLGVGIWVIVDPTGFREIVAANPLLFTGAYIMLAMGAMLFLLGFLGCCGAIRENKCLLLFFFMFILLIFLAELSAAILAFIFRENLTREFFTKELKKHYLRDNDTDVFSSTWNSVMITFACCGVNGPEDFEAIPHLPYSSLEKATPEACCQRELQSREGIFVNKEACLTGIERFQNRQGCYTVILNSFETYVYLAGALAIGVLAIELFAMIFAMCLFRGIQ; this is encoded by the exons ATGGAGGGAGACTGTCTGAGCTGCATGAAATACCTGatgtttcttttcaatttctttatatTT CTGGGAGGAGCCTGCCTGCTGGGCGTTGGGATCTGGGTCATTGTGGATCCCACAGGTTTTCGAGAGATAGTGGCTGCCAACCCTCTGCTCTTCACGGGAGCGTACATCATGCTGGCTATGGGAGCGATGCTCTTTCTGCTGGGTTTCCTCGGCTGCTGCGGTGCCATCCGTGAAAACAAATGCCTGCTGCTTTTT TTCTTCATGTTTATTTTGTTAATCTTCCTGGCGGAGCTTTCAGCTGCAATCCTGGCTTTTATCTtcagagaaaat CTGACCAGAGAGTTTTTCACCAAGGAGCTGAAGAAGCATTACCTGAGGGACAACGACACGGACGTTTTCTCTTCCACCTGGAACTCTGTTATGATCACA TTTGCCTGCTGTGGAGTGAACGGACCAGAAGATTTTGAAGCTATCCCTCATCTTCCATACTCCTCTTTGGAAAAGGCGACACCAGAGGCTTGTTGCCAGCGAGAGCTCCAGAGCCGGGAAGGGATATTTGTCAACAAGGAAGCCTGCCTCACAGGCATCGAGAGGTTTCAGAACCGACAG GGCTGCTACACGGTGATCCTGAACTCCTTCGAGACCTACGTGTACCTTGCAGGAGCCCTTGCCATCGGAGTGTTGGCCATTGAG CTGTTTGCCATGATCTTTGCCATGTGTCTCTTTCGAGGGATCCAGTAA
- the TSPAN18 gene encoding tetraspanin-18 isoform X2 → MLPCAGRIGSRILKTMEGDCLSCMKYLMFLFNFFIFLGGACLLGVGIWVIVDPTGFREIVAANPLLFTGAYIMLAMGAMLFLLGFLGCCGAIRENKCLLLFFFMFILLIFLAELSAAILAFIFRENLTREFFTKELKKHYLRDNDTDVFSSTWNSVMITFACCGVNGPEDFEAIPHLPYSSLEKATPEACCQRELQSREGIFVNKEACLTGIERFQNRQGCYTVILNSFETYVYLAGALAIGVLAIELW, encoded by the exons ATGTTGCCTTGTGCAG GAAGAATTGGATCAAGGATCTTGAAGACCATGGAGGGAGACTGTCTGAGCTGCATGAAATACCTGatgtttcttttcaatttctttatatTT CTGGGAGGAGCCTGCCTGCTGGGCGTTGGGATCTGGGTCATTGTGGATCCCACAGGTTTTCGAGAGATAGTGGCTGCCAACCCTCTGCTCTTCACGGGAGCGTACATCATGCTGGCTATGGGAGCGATGCTCTTTCTGCTGGGTTTCCTCGGCTGCTGCGGTGCCATCCGTGAAAACAAATGCCTGCTGCTTTTT TTCTTCATGTTTATTTTGTTAATCTTCCTGGCGGAGCTTTCAGCTGCAATCCTGGCTTTTATCTtcagagaaaat CTGACCAGAGAGTTTTTCACCAAGGAGCTGAAGAAGCATTACCTGAGGGACAACGACACGGACGTTTTCTCTTCCACCTGGAACTCTGTTATGATCACA TTTGCCTGCTGTGGAGTGAACGGACCAGAAGATTTTGAAGCTATCCCTCATCTTCCATACTCCTCTTTGGAAAAGGCGACACCAGAGGCTTGTTGCCAGCGAGAGCTCCAGAGCCGGGAAGGGATATTTGTCAACAAGGAAGCCTGCCTCACAGGCATCGAGAGGTTTCAGAACCGACAG GGCTGCTACACGGTGATCCTGAACTCCTTCGAGACCTACGTGTACCTTGCAGGAGCCCTTGCCATCGGAGTGTTGGCCATTGAG